One Candidatus Sulfurimonas baltica DNA segment encodes these proteins:
- a CDS encoding permease has product MKKAFIKASLGFFSMTPMIVATVALVGLMQVHVTPQTLSKLFGHGDILDVLTGTLVGAVSVGQGILSYVIAGELIEQGVSFYAMSAFTLAWVTIGLVQIPAEASVFGLRFTFYRNVLALISTLLVSYFTVISLELLS; this is encoded by the coding sequence ATGAAAAAAGCATTTATAAAAGCATCACTTGGATTTTTTTCCATGACACCGATGATAGTTGCAACGGTTGCACTTGTCGGCTTGATGCAGGTACATGTAACTCCGCAGACACTCTCAAAATTATTTGGTCATGGTGATATTCTCGATGTTTTAACAGGAACTCTTGTCGGTGCAGTTTCAGTAGGACAAGGTATACTCTCTTACGTCATAGCTGGTGAACTAATAGAACAAGGTGTCTCTTTTTATGCCATGAGCGCCTTTACTCTTGCTTGGGTAACCATCGGTCTTGTTCAAATACCGGCTGAAGCTTCTGTATTTGGACTTAGATTTACTTTTTATCGTAATGTTTTAGCGCTGATAAGCACCCTACTAGTTTCATATTTTACTGTTATCAGTTTGGAACTTTTATCATGA
- a CDS encoding chemotaxis protein CheB, giving the protein MVKKKMGSAENETGKHISFPIVGIGASAGGISSFGAFFSAMPEGVNINMAFVIVQHLAPDHKSILTEIIQRYTTMKVYEVKDGMKVEPNCTYIIPPNFDMAFINGKLQLLEPPSPRGHRLPIDFFFRSLAHDQHEKAIGIILSGTGSDGTQGIKAIKEEGGMVIVQKPDTAEYDGMPKSAIATGLVDFVLPLVEMPSKLIAYANHAFFIINKTELTISQKHENELNKIFIILRSNVGHDFSNYKASTINRRIERRMALHQIEMIEGYVKYLQQTPEEIDALFHELLIGVTNFFRDPDAFISLEKVIQKLFVNKLANDTIRVWTAGCSTGGGSLLNCNPH; this is encoded by the coding sequence ATGGTAAAAAAAAAGATGGGTTCTGCTGAAAATGAAACGGGAAAACATATAAGCTTCCCTATAGTCGGTATAGGCGCTTCAGCTGGCGGTATTTCATCTTTTGGAGCTTTTTTTTCTGCTATGCCAGAGGGGGTAAATATAAACATGGCTTTTGTCATCGTTCAGCATCTAGCCCCCGACCATAAAAGCATCCTTACAGAAATCATACAAAGATATACAACAATGAAAGTGTATGAGGTTAAAGACGGGATGAAAGTAGAACCAAACTGCACCTATATCATCCCTCCTAACTTCGACATGGCCTTTATCAACGGAAAATTGCAACTCCTTGAGCCTCCATCACCTAGAGGTCATCGTCTTCCAATAGATTTCTTTTTTCGTTCTTTGGCTCATGACCAGCATGAGAAGGCTATCGGAATCATACTATCTGGAACCGGAAGTGATGGTACTCAGGGTATTAAAGCCATTAAAGAAGAGGGTGGGATGGTAATAGTCCAAAAGCCAGATACTGCCGAGTATGACGGCATGCCCAAAAGTGCAATTGCTACCGGTTTGGTTGATTTTGTGTTGCCACTGGTTGAAATGCCATCGAAGCTCATCGCCTATGCTAACCATGCCTTTTTTATAATAAATAAAACCGAATTAACAATAAGCCAAAAACATGAAAATGAACTCAATAAAATATTTATTATACTCCGTTCCAATGTCGGCCATGATTTTTCCAACTATAAAGCAAGTACCATAAACCGTCGCATTGAAAGACGCATGGCACTGCATCAGATTGAGATGATAGAAGGATATGTTAAGTATCTGCAGCAGACACCAGAAGAGATAGATGCCCTTTTCCATGAACTTCTCATAGGAGTGACAAATTTTTTCCGCGACCCCGACGCATTTATATCGCTGGAAAAAGTCATCCAAAAACTTTTTGTCAATAAATTAGCAAACGACACTATTAGAGTGTGGACAGCAGGATGCTCAACCGGGGGAGGAAGCTTACTCAATTGCAATCCTCATTAA
- a CDS encoding CheR family methyltransferase gives MHKTQKNNTVQIFATDIDPKAIAKARAGIYPADIVADISSERLSYFFQPESGGNTYRVNKNIRDMLIFSEQNLIKDPPFSKIDLVSCRNLLIYMNSELQKKIFPLFHYALNPGGILFLGSSETIGDYGNLFSVIDNKANIYERKEYFNNEHKINISKIFPVGTSIRTATPQMVEKEVPPLKLPFKELTEQTLLKYIAHAATLVNDKGDLLYLHGQTGAYFELPSGEPGISNIIKMARKGLQRAISIALHKATQTKKTVHSSMLSVKINKTFINVNLVVIPVQTSLSKGDNSSLYLVIFKEIPISEEQQKELSWNEKNISESDAGIQIETLTKELQDQGEFLKTANEKLENSNEELKSFSEELQSVNEELQSANEELETSKEELQSVNEELSTVNTELQIKVVDLSRSNNDMNNLLAGTDIGTVFVDQKLCILRFTPALTKVIYLLPNDLGRPLSHIASNLVGYDNLKSDIQRTLDTLIPKEIEVQTIDGRWYMMRIQPYRTLENIIEGAVITFVDITEIIKMRETLSDANQRLLHMAVIIRDANDAITMQDLDGEILAWNPMAKKMYGWSEAEALKMNVKEIIPQELKNDNLKLIQKLAKHEVMEPYQTKRKTKSGSIIDIFLTATALVNEAGEMYAFATTEREIK, from the coding sequence ATGCACAAGACTCAAAAAAACAATACAGTCCAAATCTTTGCTACCGATATTGACCCAAAGGCGATAGCCAAAGCGCGCGCTGGAATCTACCCTGCAGATATTGTAGCTGATATATCGAGTGAGAGGTTATCTTATTTTTTTCAACCTGAGTCAGGCGGGAACACTTACCGAGTAAACAAAAACATCAGAGATATGCTAATTTTTTCTGAACAAAATCTTATCAAAGATCCTCCCTTTTCAAAAATTGACCTTGTCAGTTGCAGAAATCTACTTATCTATATGAATTCAGAGTTGCAAAAGAAGATTTTCCCTTTGTTTCATTATGCACTCAATCCGGGTGGAATTTTGTTTTTGGGAAGTTCTGAGACTATTGGCGATTACGGAAACCTTTTTTCTGTAATCGACAACAAAGCAAATATTTATGAGCGCAAAGAGTATTTTAACAATGAACATAAAATCAACATAAGCAAGATATTTCCCGTCGGCACTTCCATCCGTACAGCTACACCGCAGATGGTTGAAAAAGAGGTTCCACCATTAAAGCTACCATTTAAAGAATTAACAGAACAAACCCTTTTAAAATACATCGCACATGCAGCTACCCTTGTCAATGACAAAGGAGACCTTCTATACCTGCATGGGCAAACAGGAGCATATTTTGAACTTCCATCAGGTGAACCAGGCATTAGCAACATTATAAAAATGGCACGAAAAGGGTTGCAACGCGCTATAAGCATTGCTCTTCATAAGGCGACACAGACTAAAAAAACTGTACACAGCTCAATGCTTAGTGTAAAAATAAATAAAACTTTTATAAATGTAAATCTAGTGGTTATTCCAGTGCAAACAAGCCTTTCAAAAGGTGATAACTCTTCACTGTATCTCGTGATTTTTAAAGAAATTCCCATCTCAGAAGAGCAGCAAAAAGAGCTCTCATGGAATGAAAAAAATATTTCAGAGTCAGACGCCGGAATACAAATAGAAACACTCACAAAAGAGCTTCAAGACCAAGGAGAGTTTTTAAAAACTGCCAATGAAAAACTTGAAAACTCAAATGAAGAGTTGAAATCATTCAGTGAAGAACTTCAGTCTGTGAATGAAGAGTTGCAATCTGCCAACGAAGAGCTTGAAACTTCAAAAGAGGAGTTGCAATCGGTAAACGAGGAGCTCTCAACGGTCAATACTGAACTGCAAATAAAAGTCGTGGATTTATCCCGCTCAAACAATGATATGAACAACCTTTTAGCAGGCACAGACATAGGAACGGTGTTTGTTGACCAAAAACTTTGCATACTCCGTTTTACTCCGGCACTCACAAAAGTAATCTACCTTCTTCCAAATGATTTAGGACGACCACTCAGCCATATAGCTTCAAACCTTGTTGGTTATGACAACTTAAAGAGTGATATCCAAAGGACTCTTGACACTTTGATTCCAAAAGAGATTGAGGTGCAGACCATAGATGGCAGGTGGTATATGATGCGTATCCAGCCATACCGCACACTAGAGAACATTATCGAGGGAGCGGTAATCACCTTTGTGGACATTACTGAAATCATAAAGATGAGAGAAACGCTCAGTGATGCCAATCAAAGACTACTGCATATGGCTGTCATCATCAGAGATGCAAATGATGCTATCACCATGCAAGACTTAGATGGTGAAATTTTGGCATGGAATCCAATGGCAAAAAAAATGTACGGATGGAGCGAAGCCGAAGCATTGAAGATGAATGTAAAAGAGATAATTCCACAGGAACTGAAAAATGATAACTTAAAGCTTATACAAAAGCTTGCTAAACATGAAGTTATGGAACCTTATCAAACAAAAAGAAAAACAAAATCCGGTTCAATTATTGATATTTTTTTAACAGCTACAGCTTTAGTAAATGAAGCTGGGGAAATGTACGCATTTGCTACAACAGAACGTGAGATAAAATAA
- a CDS encoding PAS domain-containing sensor histidine kinase, with translation MRETINQQESRETLRVKAVEFFNNKVSELHKQIDAMSMQEIKLMFEELEIHKIELEMQNEALKETQDKLNISKQKYFDLYNLAPVGYFTLNHKGVVLKSNLTAANMLGVTRSSIIEKNLTNFIPKESQDIYYLYHKKILETAKAESCDIQVLKNNSTSFWAHMVGSMVENEDNEPLINITISDISELKKTQEKLLQQEQLMLSQSRQAAMGEMLSMIAHQWRQPLMVISLAASNIKIGIAMGKTVTNEQLDEMSDYISDQTKYLSKTIDDFRNFFHPNKQRTTITLNKIVDDTINIIGKSLENDNIEVVINGTCRREIETFPNELLQVLLSLINNAKDAINELHKNGAKIYITITERDTEVALCVCDEGGGIPQDILSRLGEPYTTSKVVSGTGLGIYMSKMIVEKHIKGTLSWVNRDKGACFTVAIPLK, from the coding sequence ATGAGAGAAACAATAAACCAACAAGAATCCAGAGAGACTTTAAGAGTGAAAGCTGTTGAATTTTTTAATAATAAAGTGTCAGAACTTCACAAGCAGATTGATGCAATGTCAATGCAAGAGATAAAGCTTATGTTTGAGGAGCTTGAAATACACAAGATTGAGCTTGAGATGCAAAATGAAGCGTTAAAAGAGACACAAGATAAGCTCAACATTTCAAAACAAAAGTATTTTGACCTTTACAATCTGGCTCCGGTTGGTTATTTCACTCTGAACCACAAAGGGGTAGTTTTAAAATCAAATCTTACTGCAGCCAACATGCTTGGAGTTACAAGAAGTTCCATAATTGAAAAAAATCTAACAAATTTTATACCTAAAGAAAGTCAAGATATATACTATCTGTATCACAAAAAAATATTGGAGACAGCCAAAGCAGAGTCATGCGACATACAGGTACTAAAAAATAACTCTACAAGCTTCTGGGCACATATGGTAGGCTCCATGGTTGAAAATGAGGATAATGAACCCTTAATTAATATTACTATCAGCGACATATCGGAGCTCAAGAAAACACAAGAAAAGCTCCTTCAACAAGAACAGCTTATGCTCTCCCAGTCACGTCAAGCAGCAATGGGGGAGATGCTCTCCATGATTGCCCACCAGTGGAGACAACCACTTATGGTAATATCCTTGGCAGCGAGTAACATTAAGATAGGTATTGCCATGGGCAAGACTGTTACAAATGAACAGCTTGACGAAATGAGCGACTATATTTCAGATCAGACAAAATACCTTTCCAAGACTATCGACGATTTCAGAAATTTCTTTCATCCCAACAAACAACGCACGACAATTACCCTCAACAAGATTGTTGATGACACTATAAATATCATTGGAAAAAGTTTGGAGAACGACAACATAGAAGTAGTCATCAACGGTACATGTAGGCGAGAGATTGAGACCTTCCCCAATGAACTGCTTCAGGTACTCCTTAGCCTCATCAACAATGCCAAAGACGCCATCAATGAGTTGCATAAAAACGGAGCAAAGATTTATATCACTATCACGGAGAGAGACACAGAAGTTGCTCTTTGCGTTTGTGATGAGGGTGGCGGAATTCCGCAAGATATACTCTCTCGTCTTGGAGAGCCCTACACAACCTCTAAAGTCGTAAGTGGAACAGGTCTGGGTATCTATATGTCAAAGATGATTGTAGAGAAGCATATTAAAGGAACATTGAGCTGGGTAAATAGGGATAAGGGTGCCTGTTTTACTGTAGCCATTCCGCTGAAATAA
- a CDS encoding manganese efflux pump MntP yields MFEVILLAFALSMDAFAVSIGIGVKTKEFNKNLAIKVAVLFGFFQGIMPLFGYLASVGLGTFIESFAHWIAFLLLSLIGSKMLYDSFGENTEEEISAVTDKVLLLLAIATSIDAMAAGFTLELLDLNPFVSMIVIGIVTYIFSYIGVYVGTKGGGAYEDKAEKIGGVVLIGIGLKILLENTIF; encoded by the coding sequence ATGTTTGAAGTGATACTTTTAGCCTTTGCACTTAGTATGGATGCGTTTGCAGTCTCAATCGGAATTGGGGTGAAAACCAAAGAGTTTAATAAAAATCTAGCCATAAAAGTTGCGGTTTTATTTGGATTTTTTCAAGGAATAATGCCTCTTTTTGGCTATTTGGCGAGTGTTGGACTTGGAACTTTTATAGAGTCGTTTGCTCATTGGATTGCATTTTTGCTTCTAAGTCTTATCGGTAGCAAAATGCTCTATGACAGTTTTGGGGAGAACACAGAAGAAGAGATATCGGCAGTAACGGACAAAGTGCTTCTTCTGCTGGCAATTGCAACAAGCATAGATGCTATGGCAGCCGGTTTTACACTAGAACTTTTAGATTTAAACCCTTTTGTTTCTATGATTGTAATAGGTATAGTTACATATATATTTAGTTATATCGGTGTGTATGTCGGAACAAAAGGGGGAGGTGCTTACGAGGATAAAGCTGAGAAAATCGGCGGAGTTGTCCTTATTGGCATTGGTCTGAAAATTTTACTGGAAAATACAATATTTTAA
- a CDS encoding PAS domain-containing sensor histidine kinase yields the protein MKNKNLNNFESALLIAIFYFILGILWIYFSDTVVEAISTDKNNLNLLQTYKGFFYVFSTSIILYFIVLYFLKKQSEAMNLIKSKQELYDNIINSVENILFVKDMDGVYIACNSAFERFMGSSKDEIIGKTDYDFFDKESADFFRNKDKNIILQNKPNSNFEWVPFSDGKDRYIYTVKAPLLDTNGNVFGVVGNSADFTEQKQMEEKIINSEKRFSDLLYNINLGVVVHAPDTTVIYSNPKASELLGLDSENIKGRLAADEQWVFICEDETPLKIEDYPVNLVLSSKKPIKNIMIGVVNKNSIESKKSIIWILVNGFAAFDSKGEITEVVISFMDITERKEAEKLLHEREEQFKSLMEQSPSVIEIYDLDGLQIDVNSAYEKLWEFPASHTINKFNLFKSEEVKKTGLLEHIKMAYAGESVHVPIYQFNPTGKTEGSGLGRVRWLKTIIYPLKDNKGTVQNIVISHEDVTEQQNVLELLEQKKREFETIILESPNPIMLHNEDGKVLMVNKVWEELTGYSFSEINTIEKWTQKAYGEEMPTVKKHIDELYELNKAVGEGEYPIITKNKEIIIWQFSSAPLGVMDGKRTVISSAMDITELKRKDEMLIIQSRSAAMGEMISMIAHQWRQPLAIIAMWTNNMLLDISLDDFNSKSAEEYSNSILKQTQYLSKTIDDFRNFFKPDKILSPVKLKDILEETHSMVKDILVNNSIEFKYSYDSDSEVSAYPRELMQVFVNIINNSKDSILSHKVENATIEIKVYDDEEYVNTEICDNGKGIDKKILPKIFDPYFTTKGEMSGTGLGLYMSKMIIHEHLSGKIEVTSEDRTTCFKIRLPILKT from the coding sequence ATGAAAAATAAAAATTTAAACAATTTTGAGAGTGCCTTACTTATTGCCATTTTCTATTTTATATTGGGTATTTTATGGATATACTTTTCTGATACTGTTGTTGAAGCCATCTCTACCGATAAAAACAACTTAAATCTTCTTCAAACTTACAAAGGTTTTTTTTACGTCTTCTCTACAAGTATTATCCTCTATTTTATTGTTTTATACTTTTTGAAAAAACAATCCGAAGCTATGAATCTTATAAAATCCAAACAGGAGTTATATGACAACATTATTAACAGTGTCGAAAATATACTTTTTGTAAAAGATATGGATGGTGTATATATTGCTTGTAATAGTGCTTTTGAAAGATTTATGGGTAGTTCTAAAGATGAGATAATCGGTAAAACAGACTATGATTTTTTTGATAAAGAATCTGCTGATTTTTTTCGCAACAAAGATAAAAATATAATTTTACAAAACAAACCAAACTCAAACTTTGAGTGGGTTCCTTTTAGCGATGGAAAAGATCGTTACATCTATACAGTAAAAGCGCCACTATTAGATACTAATGGTAATGTCTTTGGGGTTGTTGGGAATTCAGCTGACTTTACTGAACAAAAACAGATGGAAGAAAAAATAATAAATAGTGAAAAAAGATTCTCTGATTTGTTATATAACATAAACTTGGGAGTAGTAGTTCATGCCCCTGATACAACTGTTATTTATAGTAATCCAAAGGCATCGGAACTTCTTGGCTTAGACAGTGAAAACATTAAAGGTCGCTTAGCAGCTGATGAGCAATGGGTATTTATTTGTGAAGATGAAACTCCTTTGAAAATTGAGGATTATCCTGTAAATTTAGTTTTGTCTAGCAAAAAACCTATAAAAAATATAATGATTGGAGTTGTTAATAAAAATAGTATTGAGAGTAAAAAAAGTATTATCTGGATATTGGTAAACGGTTTTGCAGCTTTTGATTCTAAAGGCGAGATTACAGAAGTTGTTATAAGTTTTATGGATATTACTGAGCGCAAAGAGGCAGAAAAGCTACTTCACGAAAGAGAGGAACAATTTAAGTCGTTAATGGAACAATCCCCATCTGTGATTGAAATATATGATTTAGATGGTTTACAAATAGATGTTAATAGTGCATATGAAAAATTATGGGAATTTCCGGCAAGTCATACTATAAATAAGTTCAATTTATTTAAAAGCGAAGAGGTAAAAAAGACAGGTCTATTGGAGCATATCAAAATGGCTTATGCTGGTGAATCTGTACATGTACCAATATATCAGTTTAATCCTACCGGTAAAACAGAAGGGAGTGGCTTAGGCAGGGTACGTTGGTTAAAGACTATTATTTACCCTTTAAAAGACAATAAAGGAACTGTACAAAACATTGTTATTTCACATGAAGATGTTACAGAACAACAAAATGTTCTTGAATTACTAGAGCAGAAAAAGAGAGAGTTTGAAACTATAATACTAGAATCGCCAAATCCAATTATGTTGCATAACGAAGATGGTAAAGTTTTAATGGTAAACAAAGTATGGGAAGAACTTACAGGCTACAGCTTCAGTGAAATAAACACCATAGAAAAATGGACACAAAAAGCATATGGCGAAGAGATGCCAACTGTAAAAAAACATATAGATGAATTGTATGAGCTCAATAAGGCTGTTGGGGAGGGGGAATACCCTATTATTACAAAAAATAAAGAGATAATTATATGGCAGTTTAGCTCAGCTCCATTAGGTGTAATGGATGGTAAACGCACTGTCATATCATCAGCAATGGATATTACAGAACTAAAAAGAAAAGATGAAATGTTAATTATACAATCACGCTCTGCAGCAATGGGAGAGATGATAAGCATGATTGCTCATCAATGGCGTCAGCCTTTGGCAATTATTGCTATGTGGACAAATAATATGCTATTAGATATATCCCTTGATGATTTTAACAGTAAAAGTGCTGAGGAGTACTCTAATAGTATACTTAAACAGACACAATATCTATCTAAAACAATAGATGACTTTAGAAACTTTTTCAAACCAGATAAGATACTTTCCCCTGTTAAGTTAAAAGATATTTTAGAAGAGACACACTCAATGGTAAAAGATATTCTTGTTAATAATAGTATTGAATTTAAATACTCTTATGATTCCGATTCAGAGGTGAGTGCTTATCCAAGAGAGTTGATGCAAGTGTTTGTAAATATCATAAATAATTCTAAAGATTCAATATTATCCCATAAAGTAGAAAATGCCACGATTGAAATTAAAGTATACGATGATGAAGAGTATGTAAATACAGAGATATGTGATAATGGGAAGGGTATAGATAAAAAAATATTACCAAAAATATTTGATCCCTACTTTACTACAAAAGGTGAAATGTCAGGGACAGGTCTTGGACTTTATATGAGTAAAATGATTATACATGAACATCTCAGTGGCAAAATCGAGGTTACAAGCGAAGATAGAACCACTTGTTTTAAGATTAGATTACCTATTCTTAAAACGTAA
- a CDS encoding IS5 family transposase: MAFKDTNNTFSDIAITSRLHKVNSFLKELDSIINFEKLRPILNKNGRGGKNATGSPAYDNVLMFRILLVQKYYNLSDQSMEDALYVNLLFIRFVGLSLEDTVPDESTICRFRNSLLANKLYDKLFNAVNKQLEDNNFIAKEGKSVLVDASLIKSENTQINNKTKEQKSEDKLKVETDNSKLDIQINEELKSRTPSKKKIEKLLNAKEYNSKTMKNAQLDTLQDIDTKDVKISQEIIENEKDSYEHKNKIDTDIRIGYQSSKKQYTQGYKTHIASDEESGVILKTMTTFANTSDIDVLEPFIESIPNVKACYADKAYKSKEIDELLQSKDIENMICLKEKQKMSSDERKIQREDEKPKHKIRAKVEHRFADLKVQMKGHTTRFIGLVRNNMNFTIACIAANLRLLAYRQMNMRKSVNR, from the coding sequence ATGGCATTTAAAGATACAAACAACACATTTTCAGATATAGCAATAACATCAAGACTCCATAAGGTAAATTCGTTTCTTAAAGAGTTAGATTCAATAATAAACTTTGAGAAACTAAGACCAATACTAAATAAAAATGGTAGAGGCGGAAAGAATGCTACTGGCTCGCCTGCTTATGACAATGTGTTAATGTTTAGAATACTCCTCGTGCAAAAATACTACAACCTCAGTGATCAATCAATGGAAGATGCACTTTATGTCAATTTATTGTTTATAAGGTTTGTTGGACTTAGTTTAGAAGATACCGTACCAGACGAATCTACAATTTGTAGATTTAGAAACTCACTACTTGCAAATAAACTATATGATAAGCTTTTTAATGCAGTCAACAAACAACTAGAAGATAATAACTTTATCGCCAAAGAGGGTAAATCAGTATTAGTAGATGCTTCTCTTATCAAAAGTGAAAACACTCAAATCAACAATAAAACTAAAGAGCAAAAAAGTGAAGATAAATTAAAAGTAGAAACTGATAATAGCAAACTAGACATTCAAATAAATGAAGAGCTAAAATCAAGAACACCTTCAAAAAAGAAAATAGAAAAATTGTTAAACGCTAAAGAATACAATTCAAAAACAATGAAAAACGCTCAACTGGACACACTTCAAGATATAGATACTAAAGATGTAAAAATTTCTCAAGAGATTATTGAAAATGAGAAAGATAGCTATGAGCATAAGAATAAAATAGATACAGATATAAGAATAGGTTACCAATCCTCAAAAAAACAATATACACAAGGATATAAAACTCATATTGCATCAGATGAAGAGAGCGGAGTGATTCTAAAAACAATGACTACATTTGCTAACACTTCAGATATAGATGTGCTTGAACCATTTATAGAATCAATTCCAAATGTAAAAGCTTGTTATGCCGATAAAGCCTATAAGTCCAAAGAGATAGATGAGCTTCTGCAATCAAAAGATATTGAGAATATGATATGTCTTAAAGAGAAGCAGAAAATGAGCAGTGATGAGAGAAAAATCCAGCGAGAAGATGAGAAACCAAAACACAAGATAAGAGCAAAAGTTGAACATAGATTCGCAGATTTGAAAGTTCAAATGAAAGGACATACTACAAGATTTATAGGTTTGGTTAGAAACAATATGAATTTTACCATCGCTTGTATAGCAGCTAACCTAAGATTATTGGCATATAGACAGATGAACATGAGAAAGAGTGTTAATAGATGA
- the hoxE gene encoding bidirectional hydrogenase complex protein HoxE: MNLKADDRFKMVEKTIKKLNYDKSALIEALHTAQETFGYLSNDTLRFIAKRLKLPHSKVYGVATFYHFFRLKPNGKHTAVVCMGTACYIKGADKIIQQLEERFGIKAGETTKDGIISVLSARCVGACSLAPIVLYDEKPIGNLSLEQSIQKVEELIK; the protein is encoded by the coding sequence ATGAACTTAAAAGCTGATGATAGATTTAAGATGGTTGAAAAAACCATAAAAAAATTAAATTATGATAAAAGTGCTCTTATAGAGGCTTTGCACACTGCTCAGGAGACATTTGGTTATCTCTCAAATGATACTCTTAGGTTTATTGCTAAAAGATTAAAACTTCCACACTCTAAAGTTTATGGTGTTGCTACTTTTTATCACTTTTTTAGACTAAAACCAAATGGAAAACATACGGCAGTTGTATGTATGGGAACAGCTTGTTACATAAAAGGTGCTGATAAAATCATACAACAGTTAGAAGAGCGTTTTGGTATCAAAGCAGGAGAAACTACAAAAGATGGAATCATTTCAGTGCTTTCTGCTAGATGTGTTGGGGCTTGTTCACTTGCTCCAATAGTTTTATATGATGAAAAACCTATTGGGAATCTCAGTCTAGAACAGTCTATACAAAAAGTAGAGGAGCTTATAAAATGA